DNA from Pelobacter propionicus DSM 2379:
CCCTCGTGCAGGTTGCGCATGGTTTCCCGCAGGTCGATGCCGTCCAGAAGCGAGGTGCTGAATTTTTCGCTGCGGCTCTGCTCCTGGGAGAGCTGCAGGCACCCCTTGTGCTTGAGGAAACGGCCGTACTCCTCCAGGGCCAGATCTTCCGGCGGGTAGGAGCAGATGGACGGATCGTCGAACCCTTCCAGCCATTCGCCGGGCCGGCGCTCCCGTTTGCGCTTGAGAAAGCCGAACGACGAGAGCCCCTTGCGCCGTTTCTGACGTGGACGGAAGCGGATCCGGCGCACATCGCCCCACAAATCCTCGGGAGAGATGCGGATGGTGGCCAGGTCACTGGTTTCTGACTGCCAGGGGTAGTGGGTGGCCAGGCGGCAGAGTGCATGGGCGAAGTTGTCATCAACGCAACCGCGCCCGGCTGCCAGGATCTGGAACAGGTCCGGCATCAACTGGCCACCGGCCAGGGCCTGATTGCGCGCAAAGCGGAAGAAGGCCCGCTTCTGCCAGAGGGAGACGCTTTCGCCGGTTTCCTGGCGATAGTGGCGGCCAGCCTCGCAGAAGAGCTGGTAGATGATGCGCTGCCGGTCCGGAAACAGCCCCTTCTGTCCCAGGTGGCGGGCGCTGCGCTGGATGGCGTTGCCCAGGAGCTGTTCTTCGGAAAGCTCCTGCCTGCCGCCGTTGATCAGCTCCAGGGCATGGAAGCGTTTGCGCAGCCCGGAGCCGCTCTCCCGCGGCTCCTCGGGGAGTGGTCCGCGGCGCTGTTCGTAGACCGCCGAGAGGAAGGGGAATTCCGCCAAGATCTCCCGGCAGGAATCGGGATGCAGGTTCCAGAGACTGACCCCCTCCCGCCGGATGCGCTCCAGGGGCGCTGCCAAGGGTGTGGAGAAGAGTTGCCGGATCCGTTCAAGATGGGCCATGCCGCAGATGAGGAGGATTCGTTCGTACCGTTCGGCCAGTTGCTTCAGGCGGAAGGCCATCCCCTGTTCCCGGCGCAGGTCTTCTTTGCAGTGGGGGAACTCGGCTGAAACCTTCAGATATTCACGATAGTAGGTCTTGAGGCCGATGCGGCAGATGCTGTAGGAATCGGGGAGCCGCTCCTGGTGGCGGGGGTAGACGTCCGTATCCACATCGATGAAGTGCAGCGGAATATCCCGCTCCAGTGCCATCCGGCCCGCCTCCACCAGCGGGTCAGCAGGCTCCAGCAGCAGGTAGGCAGTTTCTCCCTGTGCCTTGCCTATCTTCGGGTCGATCCGGTAGCTGATCACCGAAACCTGCGGCAGGCGCCGTACTCCCCGCAGGAAAGGCTCTTCCAGGGTGGGGGGCAGTTCCACCGCCACCGCCTGGGGTCTGACCTGCTCGAAGGCCATGCGCACCAGGTGCGCGAACTCCATGCGGTAGTGCAACACCGGCAGGGCGTGAACGGGACCGAAGCGTTCCAGGTAGAGACGCCGAGGCATGGTCAGGGAAGGTAGGTCAGCGCTTCGCTCCCCAGGATGCGTTCCACGGAGAGTTGCAAAAGCTCCTGGGCTGGAGTGCCGCTCGTGGCGGAGACCTTCAGGGCGTAGCGAGCGATGTTGATGCCGTCCCTGACCGAGTAGAGCTCATCCGCACCGTGGGCGCGCTGCAGGAACTGCACCACATAGCCGAGAATGGCGTTGTCGGCAAAGGGGAGGTTCTCCTTCAGGATCACCAGTTCCTCGTCCGCCTCGGGGAAGTCGATGTAGATCTGGGGCTGCAGCCGGGAGTGGATGTACTCCGGGATCTCGAAGGTGGAGGAGTCCTCGTTCATGGTGACCACGATGCGGAACTCACGTTGTGCCGGGATGCGCAGACCGGTCACGATGGACTCCACATAGCGGCGGTCATCCAAAAGGGGCGCCAGGGAGGCTCATGCTTTCTCGCTCATGCGGTTTCCCTCGTCCAGGATCAGCACCCCGCCGGTGAGCATGGCCGACACCAGCGATGAGGCCGCGTACTGGATTTTGCCATCCGGCCCGATCACCGGTGTGACGATCAGGTCCTCGGGCCGTGTATCCATGGTGGCCTGGAACAGGTACACGGGCCTCTTCAGCCGTTTGGCAGCGGCATAGGCCAGGGTGGTCTTGCCCACCCCCGGCTTGCCCACCAGGCGCGGGTTGAAGGGGATGTCACGATCGTCGATCACCATCCAGGCCGCCAGGAGCTGCTGCAGCAGCTCCTCCTGGCCGACCCATTTCAGATCCAGTTCCACCGGCCCGGCCAGGGCCAGGGTGATGCCGTCAAGGGTTAGCTGTTTCATGTCTCTGATTCTCTCCCGCTCTTCACTCTGAGCTATGTGAAGGCTGCCACCTGGGCCTGGTAGGCCGTGACCGCTACGAAGCGCACGGCAAAATCCCGCTCGCACCTGGTACAGGCCGTGAAGAACGGCTTGCCGTTCTTCCCCTTCTCCAGTGGCAGCTGGTTTTTGTGGTTGCAGTAGGGACAGGCGGCGACAACCATGCTCTGGGCGTCCGGTTTGGCGGCGCTTTTCGGGATGGCTGACCTTGGCCTGGTCTTCTTTGCCGCGGCTGGCTGCGTGGCCAGCGTTTGCCGGGCTTGTGCCTCTGCTGGCGCTGTTTCTGGTTGCGTCGCCTGGATCGTGGCTGGTTTTTCCATGTGTGTGCGCTCCCTTCTGGTAACTGTGGTTCGGGGCAGGCAGGCGTCCTCCTCGGGGGGGAGCGCGGGAGTCGGCGGCTGTATCCCCCGCATGGCCTTCTTCCAGACCGTCGGCAGGGACGATTTGGAGTAGTGCAGCGGCCTGCTCCCCTTCATCCTGGCGGCGCCTCCCTCGACCACGTAAAACCTGTCCCGGTATGAAACCAGCAGTTGCTGGCCGATTTCGGCCACCTTCACTCCCGATGAAATCTTGTTGTCCAGCCAGAACGTGACCGCCTCGGTCATCTCTCTTCCTTTCCTGTCCGTTGTACCATGGCTATGTGTACCCTTTTTTCGCCAGAAAGACCACCAGAAGGTGGTCTGGTGTCTGTCAGGCTACAGCAGCTCGTCCCGCAATCGCTGCATGCGCTGCATCCCGGCGTACAGGCCGTCAAGCGCCAGCAGCTCGGCGGGACTCCCCTGCTCGGCGATCCGTCCATCCTTCAGAACCAGAATCCGGTGGCAGTCCCTGAATACCGACAGGCGGTGGGAGACGATCAGCACGGTGCGGTCGCCGTAGAAGCCGCGCAGCTCATTCAGGACCTCCTCCTCGCGCCCGGCATCCACCGCCGAGAGCGGGTCGTCCAACAGCAGGATTCGCGGCCCCGGCAGCA
Protein-coding regions in this window:
- a CDS encoding TraB/GumN family protein; amino-acid sequence: MPRRLYLERFGPVHALPVLHYRMEFAHLVRMAFEQVRPQAVAVELPPTLEEPFLRGVRRLPQVSVISYRIDPKIGKAQGETAYLLLEPADPLVEAGRMALERDIPLHFIDVDTDVYPRHQERLPDSYSICRIGLKTYYREYLKVSAEFPHCKEDLRREQGMAFRLKQLAERYERILLICGMAHLERIRQLFSTPLAAPLERIRREGVSLWNLHPDSCREILAEFPFLSAVYEQRRGPLPEEPRESGSGLRKRFHALELINGGRQELSEEQLLGNAIQRSARHLGQKGLFPDRQRIIYQLFCEAGRHYRQETGESVSLWQKRAFFRFARNQALAGGQLMPDLFQILAAGRGCVDDNFAHALCRLATHYPWQSETSDLATIRISPEDLWGDVRRIRFRPRQKRRKGLSSFGFLKRKRERRPGEWLEGFDDPSICSYPPEDLALEEYGRFLKHKGCLQLSQEQSRSEKFSTSLLDGIDLRETMRNLHEGGIYVREQRRIRGGVGSLVVIFNEDRHGKGYPYRMTWLGEHEQESDMAFYATDPTENVVGPGICRCEYGGFMLSYPPRRMLDVWHDPEYCTATTRAELLLMAALDYSLERHVIYVAARPPRSIFRQLAARMDRTIVFIPLGSLSPLKLKQIRIMHILAGRDKRPIAREYIW